The region CCGCGCGTTTTACAATTTCATCATCACTGTTTCCGCGTGTAACAATCGCTTTTAAACGTAATTGTTCACCTTTACCTGCTTGTGCAATTAATTCGCGTGCTGCTAAACGGCCGATACGTCCAAATCCAAAAAGAACAACATCTTTTGGAGTAATGTTGTTTTTATTACCCAAGAAATTTTTCAATTTATCATTGATGAAATCCGTTATGGATTTATAATTAGCTTGTTCTTGGTGCCATTCATAAGCTAATTGACCGATATCGATTTTGCTTGGTCCAACATTTGATTTGTATAACTCGTTTGCTATTGCAACTGTATCCTTAACAGTGATAGGTTTTTTCACGATATTTTTGGCATACAAGTGAAGGTTCATGATTTCACTGGCGCTGCGATCCACTAATTGGTTTCTGAAAAGTACCAATTCAATTGATTTCTCGAACCAAAGTTTACCAATAGCGCTGATTAAATCAATCGCTGCTTTTTCATGCTGAATCCAATCACTTAATTGTGTTTGATAATCGCCATTTAATTTTTCAAGTGTTTCCATGAAGGTTAAGAATTTAGAGTTAACAAAGTTAAAAAAAGGTCTTGTTTAGACGGTTTTGTGTTAATATCTGTATAATAAAAAACCCCTCAATTGGAGGGGTTTTTAGTCTATTTAAAATCGTTCTAGTTGCGAGAAGAAGAAGTTAGCTTCGATTTCTGCGTTTTCATCGCTGTCAGAGCCGTGAATAGCGTTTGCAGCAATAGATTTAGCGAACATTTTACGAATAGTGCCTTCTTCAGCTTTCGTTGGATCCGTTGCCCCAATTAATTTTCTGAAATCTGCTACTGCGTTATCTTTCGTTAATACAGCTGCAACGATAGGACCGCTGCTCATATAAGAAACAAGCTCTCCGTAAAAAGGACGCTCTTTGTGAACCGCATAAAATTGGCCTGCCTGCTCAGGGCTAAGGCGTAAATATTTCATAGCAACAATGCGGAATCCGCCCTCGTTGATTTTTGCTAAAATCGGACCAATGTTGTTGGCTTCAACCGCATCGGGTTTAAGCATAGTAAATGTGATTTTTCCTGCCATTTTGGTTTTAAATTAATGGGCGCAAAGATACTTATTACCTTGTATCTGTGCAAATATGCCAAATAAGTCGGTTTTAGCCTCTTTTGGTGATATCTTAGTTTTAAAATCCCCTCTATAAAACGTAATTTTAGGGTCTGTTATAAGAATGAAAAAAACCGAAGTAAATAAACTGAAAGTCCTTCTGAAAAAGGCTAAAAGTAGTGTTATAGTTACACATTGGAGTCCGGATGGAGATGCCATGGGCTCCTCCCTGGCACTGTTTAATTATTTAACCAAGATGAAAAAGAAGGCTACCGTAGTGGTGCCAAATGAATATCCCGAGTTTTTGCACTGGATGCCGGGTGATGCTAAGGTTTTGAATCATCAATCGGAACCTGAAAAGGTGGCCAGGTTAATCGAAAAGGCAGATGCGGTATTTACCTTGGATTTTAACTCATTTAAGCGCTTAGAAAAATTAGGTGAACTGGTAGAAAAAAGTAAAGCCACAAAGATATTAATCGATCATCATCAACAACCGGATGCTTTTGCTCAAATTGTTTTTCATGACGTAAAGGCCTGCAGTACTTGCGAATTGGTGTATGATTTGATTGTAGCCTTGGGAGGTAAAAAACACATCGATAAAAAAATCGCTTCGTGTTTATACACCGGATTAATGACAGATACCGGCTCTTTCCGCTTTTCATCGGTTACCGCCAAAACACATTTAATATTAGCTGATTTATTAGAGAAGGGCGCTGTTCCAAATCAAATTCATGAAGCGGTGTATGATACCTATGCAACAAATCGTTTAAAATTATTGGGTCATTCATTATCACAAAAAATGGTGGTAATGCCCGAAAAGCATTTAGCATTTATCTCCTTAACGGAAGATGAATTGAATCATTTCAGTTATCAGAAGGGTGACACAGAAGGTTTAGTCAACTATCCTTTATCCATTAACGGAATTAAATTTTCAGGATTTTTCGCAGAGATGGACGGGATAATTAAAGTATCTTTCAGAAGCAAAGGAAAGTTTGATGTGAATAAATTCGCGCGTGAATATTTTAGCGGAGGAGGACATATCAATGCAGCCGGTGGAAAAAGTGATTTGAATATGAATGAAACTATCAGCAAATTTCTAACTATAATCAATAAACCTGATTTTAAGGTAGTGTAGTGCTATGGCCGGCTTTTTTAAAAACTGGGTATTAAATAACGAATTCAAAAAAGTAAATTCCGCTAGTCAGTCGGTAAACTGGGCAGATGTAAAAAACATTTGCCTGGTAATCCCTAATGACAATGCATCAGTATCTGCCGCCCAAGTTTTTAAAACCGAATGCCAAAAACCGGTAGATGTTATAACATACACTAACGATAAGATAACCGTAAATAATCAAGTGCATCTTTCGTTGAATAAGAAAAGCTTGAATTGGTTGGATATTCCTGTTCAGGAAGTAATGACAAAATTACAACAGAAAAATTACGACATTGTTATTTGTGGCGATTTGCAAGGAGACTCGACATTGAGGGCAATTACACTTCTAATAAAGACGAAATGCAGGGTAGGCTTAGAAGGCTTAGATTACAGTAAACATTTCACTATTTCGATTGCTATGTCGCCTTCAGATGGTATTGGCAACTTTTTAAAACAAGTTCTAAAATATTTGAGCTTAGTTAAGACCAACTAAACTAATTTATTACTTTTGTTATATGGCAAATTTAGATTTAACAGGCACAGGTGTTGCAATTGTAACACCTTTTAAAAAAAATGGAACCGTTGATTTTCCGGCTTTAAAAAAATTGGTTAATCATTTAATTAATGGTAAGGTTGAATATTTGGTAGTAATGGGTACTACCGGTGAATCGGTTACATTAAGTAAGGAAGAGAAACAAGAGGTGATGGATTGTGTTGTAAAAGAAAATAAAAAGCGTGTTCCTTTAGTGCTTGGTGTTGGTGGAAACAATACAACTGAGATTGTAAAACAAATTGAAAAAGTAGATTCGAAAAATTTCTCAGCGATTTTATCAGTTTCTCCTTATTACAATAAACCGTCTCAGGAAGGAATTTATCAGCATTATAAAGCAATTTCCAAAGCAAGCAAATTACCAATCATTCTTTATAATGTTCCGGGAAGAACTTCTTCTAATATTTCGGCAGACACTACTCTGCGTTTAGCAAAGGATTTTAAAAATATTGTTGCTATCAAAGAAGCTTCAGGAAATCTGGCGCAGTGTATGCAGATTATTAATGGTCGTCCGAAAAACTTCCTGGTGATTAGCGGCGATGATAATTTAACCTTGCCTATTATTGCGTGTGGTGGTGATGGCGTTATATCTGTTGTAGCGAATGCTTATCCAAAGGATTTTTCTGACATGGTGCGCGCTGCGTTAAATGATGATTTAGATACTGCGCGCAAACTGCATTATAAATTAATGGACTTTACTGATTTGTTGTTTGCTGATGGTAATCCTGGTGGTATCAAGTGCGCTTTAAACGCGTTAAAAATTACCGAAACCTATGTTCGTTTACCGTTAGTTGAACCAAACGATAAAGTAAAACAAAAAATTAAGGAATTTGTAAAAAAGCATTAATGGCTAAAACAAAAATATTAGATCACACACAAATCAGCCGTAAGTTAAACCGCATGGCTTATGAAGTCTATGAAAAAAATTACGGCGAAAAGGAAATTTTGTTGGTTGGTATTGATGGTAATGGATATAAAGTAGCGCAACGTTTGCAAGAGATTCTTGCGAAAATTTCCAATATCAAAATTAAACTCTCTAAAATTAAACTCGATAAAAATGAGCCGTGGACCAGCGAACCTAAGTTGGATTTTTCAGAGAAGGATTACATTAATAAGTCGGTAATTATTGTAGATGATGTTTTAAATAGCGGGAAGACGGTTATGTACGCTATTAAGCCGTTTTTAGATTCGTCTGTTAAACGATTAAATGTTTTAGTGTTAGTGGATAGAAGTCATTCACGTTATCCAGTAAAGGCAGATTTTGTGGGAATGTCACTATCAACAACTATGCAAGAGCACATCGAAGCTGATTTCTCAAAAAAAGGTAACGAAGCTGTTTATCTCATTTAACTATTGGCCAATAAAAAAATTCATATTTCCAACACTTCAAAAACCGTTAAGGATTTAAAACTTAATGCGCTGTTGGAAATTACAAAGGCCATCAATAACAATCTTTCTACTTCTCAGTTACTCGATCTTTACCAGGATATCTTAGAAAACCGACTCAAGGTAGGGAAACTTGTCCTTTTTAGTTTTGATAAGGAGTGGACCTGTATTCTAAAGTATGGTATCAGTAAAGAGTTTAATCACATCAAGTTCGAAAACGAGTTACTTGAGATCAAAGAAATTGAGTCTATCAGTTTTACAAAAGGAAACTTAAGTAAGAGTTTTGAAATTGTAATCCCGGTTTATCATAAGCAAATTCCGTTGGCTTATGTTTTATTAGGGGATGTGAATGAGCAAAAGCTCGAGTTGAGTGCAGCCATAAAACATTTGCCCTACATTCAAACACTCACCAATATTATTGTTGTATCTATTGAAAATAAAAAACTGTATCGGCAAACTATTCAGCGTGCACAGATTCAAAAAGAATTGGAATTAGCGCAAACGATGCAGCAAATGTTGTTCCCGGATAAATTACCTAATACGGAGTCATTAAAAGCGGCGGCTAAATACATTCCACATCAACAAGTGAGTGGCGATTATTACGATTTCATTCAATTAAACCTACATGAATTTATGTTTTGTGTAGCAGATGTATCGGGTAAAGGAATCGCGGCAGCTTTATTGATGAGTAATATTCAGGCAACCTTTCATAGTTTGGTGAATTACACACACAACTTAAAGGATATTATTATTGAATTGAATAAAAGGGTTTGGCATAATGCAAAAGGAGAAAAATTTGTCTCCATGTTTTTGGGAAAAATAAACACAAAGAGTAAACAGCTCACTTATATTAATGCGGGTCATAATCCCCCGATGTTGTTTAACTCAGGTAAAGTTTCAAACTTGGCTAAGGGATGCACTTTGTTAGGGATTAGTGAAACCATACCGCAAATTGAAGTTGAGATTTTAGACATTCCTCAAGCATATACTTTGTTTTGTTTCACAGACGGACTCACCGATACCTTAAATGATGCCGGTGATTATTTAACAGAAACCAGTGTGCAGAAATTAATAAGTAAAAATCTCAAATCAGATCCTTCCTTTATTAATGATACAGTAATGTATTATGCGGAAGAATTTAAAGGCGAGAATTTATTTGTGGATGATATCGCTTTACTAACCATTAAATGCGGTTAGTTTCTGTATTACTCTCGGTATGCTCACCATTTCGGTGATACACATCAATACAAACCAAAATAGCCATAAAGCCCCAGAAAGGCACAGATAATTTATCGGTATCGAGGAAGTTATTTAAAAATCCGTGAACGAAGTAGGTGAAGATTCCAAGGAAAACACCAATGGTAATTGCTTTTATGTTTTTATCTTTTACGGTGTAGACTAAACGATAGCCCATAAACATGGTTGAAAACAACATGCTTACTACAATTAATAATCCTAAAACACCTTGTTCGGTTAACGGACCTAAATACTCGCTATGCGCATTACCATTTGTTCCAAAGTTGGTACTGATAATCGTTCGTTCGCTGCTTTTTTGATACGGCGCGTAGTTAAACATATACGTGCCGGGTCCCCAACCGAAATATGGTTTTTCATAAAACATTCGCATCGCACAACTCCAACGATTGATGCGCTCAAGGTTTGAAGCATCTGTTGAAATGTTCGTCATGGACGAAATGTTTTTTGAAAGATCGCCCTCTGAATCAGTGTTGTTTCTTCCTAAGGCAATGAAAATTTCTTCCTGAAAGGAAAAGAATAAAACGGTAAGCGTAATTGTTGTAATTAAAAGTGTTCTGAATTTAATACGAAGCATTAATGTGATAAATACACCGGTTGCTGCAACAAGACTTAACCATCCTGCGCGAGCAAATGAAAGTATAATAGCCAAAACAAAAATGCTAACTAAAGCGGCATAAAGCATGCGCATTAAATTACTGGTGTTTTTTTGAAACAACATGGCAATGATAACCGGTATGTACATCGCTAATGCAGCGCCATAGGCTGTGTGATCATTGTAAAAAGGAGAAACAATCCAATCGGCAATTTTATCGTCAAAATTAAATGCGGCATGTTGGTAGATGGTAATTAAACAAACAATTGCCAATGGAATTGCATAAGCAAGAATAAATGAACGGATGTTATTTTTGTTTTTTAATAATTGCGTACCTACAAAATAACAACTGAACACAAACCACAAGCGCGCAATCAAGTATTTTAAGGATACAGTAAAGTCAACACTGCTTAGTGTAGTAATAAACATCCATAAAAGCTGGATGAAAATTAAAATGGTAATGGGATGCTTTAGGATATTTCTCGGTGTGATTTTATACATCAGCTCATTGAGTAAATAAATCACCATTAATCCCGCCATTAAAGGTTCGGTTGGTAAACTTAAATCGATGCCTTCCGATAAGCCAAGGTTTTTTAAAGTAACAGCTAAGGGTGTGCAAAACACCATCAAGTAAACAACCCGCTCAATATTAAAAATAGCCCAGTAAAAAATGAGAATCGCGATAGGCAAAAGATTAAAGGCATAGAACATATCGCGTTTAAAGAGCAATACGTAGCTGTTACCTAATATGTAGGTTAAAATAAGTGCGTAGAATACGGTTATTTTACTCAGTTTAATCAACTTTTCGAACCGACTTGTTAGTTAAGATGAAGAATAAGCAAGCCAATGCGAACGCGGATAAAGTAGAAATGGTAACGATAATCCATCTCACCGGAAAATATTTTTTATCAGGTAAATTTGGCTTCGATACAATGTTTGTGAAACTGATGTCGCTATTGTAGTCAAATAAATAACGGTCGTATTGATCAATGAAATCGGTAATTGTTTTGGCTTGTCCGGTGTAAACTGACCAAAGTTTATTTATTTCAACATTTTTAGTTTTAATACCTTCATAAGTTGTCTTTTGTGATTCGGTTAATGACTTATCATTATAAAGTTTTTTACTTAAATATTTAGCTTGCGCTTCTACATCTATAATGTCATATTTCGTTCTTAATTCATTAATTTGATAATTGATAGAGTCAATGTTTTTGCTTTCGCGTGAGATAGCTTTTTGTGAGTTTTTAATGTATTCGCCTAAACGTTCACGTTTAAGTTCCATAATGAATTTATTAGTCTCATCAATCATGCCCTGAGCCACTTTCTGCGCCATTTCCGGTGATTCATCTCGGACCGTAATTTCTATAGATTCGTAAAGAGTAGGGCTGATGCTCACATTCGATTTGAAATAGAAATCAAAAAGACTCTTAGCTTCTTTATAATTCGGATCGATGTCGTAATGTTTATATAAATCGAAATTTTTAGCCACTCTGTTTTTTACTTCTTCCGAATTGAAATACTGCAATAACTGTTCAGTGTTTGATTCTTCTGAACTCGGACTTAAGTTAACAGGAAACACAACCGCAGTTGATTTAAACTTAGGTTTAATGATAAATGAAGCTGCTACCGATGCAACAATGGCAAGAAGGGTGACAATGATGATGGCTTTTTTATTTTTAAATAAAACAGCGATCAATTCTTTAGTATTGAAATTTTCCACGGTATTAAGAATTAATTTTATGAATAACAGATTTGTACTTATCTCCTAATGCTAAAACAACAATTGTTAAGAAGAAGGTAGAAAGCGTAGAGAGTAAAATAATTAACCATCTCACAGGTCTTGCTTTATACTCGTTTGGCGTCGCTTTATCAACTACAAATTTAAATGGAAGTGATTTGTTTAAGTTTACGTTCGCTTCATCGTATTTAGCTTTTATAACCGGAAATTTAAAACGGTATTTTCTTAAATTTTCACTGATTTGATTATAGGCCCCTCCAAATTTTTTCAAAACATTCAATTTCTCTTCCAATAATTTCGCTCCCGTTGAATTTCCTTTTTCTAAGGCTTTGGCATAACTTTTCGTGTATGCCTCTACGTCGTTTTTATAATCAAGCACACCAAGCTGACGAAGTGTTTGCAGGCTATCCTCTAATTCGTTCATGCGAGAGACGGTATTTTCATATTCTTCTTTAATCACAGCATAAGCTTTTTTCGCCACTTCACGCGTCATGTTATCTTTAATTGAATCTACATAATCCGTAATGGTATTAGCAACTTCTGCCGCGCCATTAGCGGTATAATCATACACTTCAATTTTTAGAGAATTAAAATCGGTACGCTTGTAACGAACCATGTTCTCCCATTTAAGTTTTAGATAGTGTTCAGCATATTTGTCTTTTTCAATTTTCCAACGCTGCCAGAGATTATGTTTTTCTGCCACCAGTTTTTTTAATTGGTCCGAATTAAGAATCTGTAATAATTTTTCCGCGTCATCTTCATCACCAATCTGCATATAATCTTCCTGATTACCTATGTTTTGTTCAATAAGTAATTTTGATACAGAGAAACTGCGAGTGGGAAAAATAGTGGCTACCGATTTATACTGTGGCGCCAGTAAGAAAGCAACCGTGGTTGAAAGTATAAAAGCCGCGATAGAAGCAATCATAATAGGCTTACGCCATTTAATGATTTTGATCAAAAGCTGCTCTGATGAATTATTAATGTCTGCCTGATTCACTTATTTGTATTTTATAAAACGTAATACTGATTTGATATTGATAATTCCTGTTACAAAGGCCCAAAGTCCTGATGCAGCCACCATGATGGCGAAATTAAGCATCCATTGTTTGGTAAGGTGTAGAGAAAGATAATTTATACATGCTACCCCAAATATAAAGAAAACTAGGGCAATAAGTAAGCGTTTATTGGTTTTAAACTTGAAGATTTTTACGGCTATAAACACCTGAATAAGAGCAGTCATAAACTGTGTTGTAACACTGGCAATCGCACTCCCAAAGGCGTGAAACTGAGGGATTAAAATCACATTTAAAATCACGTTAATTAAAATGCCACAAATGGCCATGATATTCATTTGTTTTAAGTTTCCGTTGGCAGTTAAGAGCGTTCCAAAAATATAGGAAATGGAACTTGCTGTAAAACAAAACATTAAAGTGCTGAATACCGGAGCCGAATCGGTGCTTTTATTAATAAGAAGGCATAACTCGTTGCTGTAAAAGGCGCATCCCATGGATACGATAATAGCAGGAGTAATTAAGAGTGAAAAAGATAGTTTTACTAAATTCTGGACGTCTTCTTTAAACTCCAGCATTCGGCTGAATATCGGGAGTAATTGTGTTGCGAATAAAAAACCAATCATCATAGCCGCTTCCAATAAACGAAAACCTTTAGCATAAATGCCGGCTTCAGATGCTCCTACGCCCGCAGGTAACATCCTTTCTATCATTACCGAATCAATTCGATTATAAAAGGTTTGCAATAATACTAAGATGGCGAATGGAAAACTTTTCTTCAGCATCATGTAGCTGAAACGCCAATTCCAGGTTAATTTAAACGTGTGTGTTTCTTTTAAAACAATCCAAAATGTAATGAGTGCCGTTAAACCATAACCAATGGTTTGCGCATATACATAATTCATGATGTCAACTTCCAGACCAAACCAATGCCAGAATAAAGCAAAGCAAATCAAAATCATGATTAAGCGATCCAATACCGACACAATACTGTCGGTTTTGAATAGGTGTAGGCCTTGTAAATTCGAGCGCAAATACAATATAAAGCTGATGAAAAATTGATTGATACAAAGGATTAAAAGGAGTTTCATGTAACGTGCATCATAGCCAACGATATAGGCGCAGAGCATGGTTAACATTATGTAAATTATTCCTAATACAAATTTCAGTGACAATAAGCTGCTGAAGTGTTTACTTAACAAATGATTGTTTTGTGCAATGTTTTTGTTGTTGAAATTGGTTAACCCAAAATCAAGAAAAATGGTAAGTAAAAAAGAAAACATAAACAGCGCCGAGTATTCTCCGTAATGCGCATTCCCAACCTGATATTGAACACCCGGATCGATAATTAAAATCCAAAATGGCTTAATAAGCAAGTTGAGAATAATTAGCAGGGCTAAATTGAGTATGAACTTCCTTTGCTGCATTTTTTTACAGGATGTCAAAGATAACTTTTTTTTGCTCTTTTTTACCCTTTTTTTGATAGCTTTGCCAAGTGCAAATAGCTGTAAATACGCGACTTTTAATTAAAAACAGGTTAGAGGGAATGGGATGGTTTTCTTATCAAACCTTAAAACGTATAACAACTAAGCATTCTAACGTGCATTTTGTCTTTTTATTTGATCGTCCATTTGACTCCGAATTTCTTTTTAGCGATAACATTACACCAATCATTATTGGTCCTCAGGCGCGTCATCCGTTTTTATATTACGCCTGGTTTGAGTTTTCGGTAAAGAATACACTTAATAGCTTAAAACCCGATTTGTTTCTATCGCCTGATGGTTTTTTAAGTTTAGGTGCCAAATGCAAACAATTACCGGTGATTCACGACATCAATTTTTTACATAATCCGCAAGACGTAAAACTATTAACACGCCGTTACTATAATTATTTTTTTCCTCGCTTTGCAAAAAAGGCAACCCGAATTGCAACGGTTTCAGAGTATAGTAAAAAAGATATCGCAGACAATTATAAAATCAATCCGGATAAAATTGATGTGGTTTACAACGGAATTAATTCAGATTTTAAATCGGTTAATGAAGAAATTAAAAAGCAAACAAAGTCGAAATTTTCGAAGGGTTGCGATTATTTTTTGTTTGTTGGTTCATTACATCCCCGTAAAAATATCTCACGTTTAATCGAAGCTTTTGGTGCCTTCAAAAAAGAATCAAATTCTGGAATCAAATTACTTTTAGCAGGACCGCAATATTGGGGCATGAGTGAAATCTATAAATCCATTGATGCGCTGGCCTGTAAAGAAGATATAATTTTTACGAATCGTTTAAGCAATGAAGATTTGGCAAACGTGATGGCATCAGCTTTAGCTTTAACATTCGTTCCATATTTTGAAGGCTTTGGTATTCCGTTAGTAGAGGCGATGCAAAGCGAAATTCCAATCATAACAAGTAATGTAACCAGCTTGCCCGAAATCGCAGGAGACGCGGCCATTTTTGTTAATCCGTATGAAGTGAGTGAGATTAAAAATGCCATGCTAAAATTATACGCCGACAAGGCCTTAAGATCAGAATTAATCGAGAAAGGAAAACTGAGAAAAGATTTGTTTTCCTGGGATAAATCGGCTGATTTGTTATGGCAATCTATCGAAAAGGCAACGAATGCCTAATCGTTTTTATCGTAAAGTTTTTTGATAAGGTCGGGCAACTGTTTCGTTGCAAATAATTCGCGCATTTTCTCTTTTGCTTTTCCGGCCGGTGTACCAAAATACGTTTGTCCTGCACTTACATTTTCACCCAATCCTGATTGAGCTAAAATAACGGCACCATCTTCTATAGTTATACCGCTGGAGATGCCGACTTGTCCCCACATGGTGACTTTATTTCCAATCGTACAGGCACCCGCAATACCGACTTGAGCAGCAAATAAACACATTTCTCCAATGGTGGTATCATGTCCAACATGCACTTGATTGTCCAGAATACTTCCTTTCCCAATAATAGTATCTGAAGTGACTCCTTTGTCGATTGTACAATTGGAGCCAATGTGAACATGGTCTTTTATCAAAACACGCCCAACAGTTTGTAATTGTTCAAATGCATCACTGCGTTTTTTAAAGTAAAAAGCATGCGAACCAATAGTTGTGTTAGCATGAATGGTAACGTTGTTTCCTATTTCGCATTGATCATAAATAACAACATTAGGATGAAGAACTGTGTTGTCGCCAATGATTACATTATTACCAATAAAGCAACCCGGCATAATGGTAACATGGCTGCCGATTTTAGCAGTCGGACTAATGTTTGAGTTAGAGTAGGAGAGAGGATTGAAATGTCTGGTTAAAGTATTAAACGCAGTAAATGGTTCAGGGTGCAGAATCAATGCTTTCCCTGACGGACAATCTACTTCTTTATTAATAATAATGGTTGTGGCTGCGCTTGATAATGCTTTATCGTAATATTTCGGATGATCGACAAACACTACATCTCCTGCTTCAACACGGTGTATTTCGTTGAAGCCGGTAATGAGATGCGATTCAGTGCCAATAAATTTAGCTTGAATAATCGCTGCAATTTCTTTTAATGATGTAGGTTTGATTTTCATTGAGTCTTACACCATTAAATCTTCGTTATAACTGTCATCGCTTGAACCGAAACCTAAGCGTTTACCGGTGCGTAAACTTACACTGCTTGTTTTTTCCTGCATTTCATTCACAGTTACTTCGCGTACTGCATCAAATGGAGGTGTAAATAAATCAAATGAAATTGCGAATAAAATTAAATCATTGATGATTTCTTTCAATACTTCTTTGGTTAAGGGACCCTCCGAAAAGGTATTATGTTTTAGACCGATCGGCCCTTTAGCCTCCATGAAAAAACGCATTTCGCGGTTCACGAAAATCCTAGCTACTAAGTAGCCCAAATCATTATAACGATTAAAAGTAAATGAATCGGCTAGAAAATTGTAAATATTTATAATGCCGCAATAGGAGTTATATTCGTTTTGTTTAATGTAACCGGTTTTAAACATGGGATGCGAGCGATCAAACTCGAATACATTTGTGTGCATGTAAAACTCCAGCAAATCACCCGCCACTTTTAATTGCATAGCTTGTTGATTCACTTCAAAAAAATTCAGTGATACGCGCTTGTCAATTTTTTCCACTTCCGATTTTAAATCGTTATTTATTTCGCGACATACTTCACGCATCATTCCA is a window of Bacteroidota bacterium DNA encoding:
- a CDS encoding nucleoside-diphosphate kinase, whose translation is MAGKITFTMLKPDAVEANNIGPILAKINEGGFRIVAMKYLRLSPEQAGQFYAVHKERPFYGELVSYMSSGPIVAAVLTKDNAVADFRKLIGATDPTKAEEGTIRKMFAKSIAANAIHGSDSDENAEIEANFFFSQLERF
- a CDS encoding bifunctional oligoribonuclease/PAP phosphatase NrnA produces the protein MKKTEVNKLKVLLKKAKSSVIVTHWSPDGDAMGSSLALFNYLTKMKKKATVVVPNEYPEFLHWMPGDAKVLNHQSEPEKVARLIEKADAVFTLDFNSFKRLEKLGELVEKSKATKILIDHHQQPDAFAQIVFHDVKACSTCELVYDLIVALGGKKHIDKKIASCLYTGLMTDTGSFRFSSVTAKTHLILADLLEKGAVPNQIHEAVYDTYATNRLKLLGHSLSQKMVVMPEKHLAFISLTEDELNHFSYQKGDTEGLVNYPLSINGIKFSGFFAEMDGIIKVSFRSKGKFDVNKFAREYFSGGGHINAAGGKSDLNMNETISKFLTIINKPDFKVV
- a CDS encoding 4-hydroxy-tetrahydrodipicolinate synthase, whose product is MANLDLTGTGVAIVTPFKKNGTVDFPALKKLVNHLINGKVEYLVVMGTTGESVTLSKEEKQEVMDCVVKENKKRVPLVLGVGGNNTTEIVKQIEKVDSKNFSAILSVSPYYNKPSQEGIYQHYKAISKASKLPIILYNVPGRTSSNISADTTLRLAKDFKNIVAIKEASGNLAQCMQIINGRPKNFLVISGDDNLTLPIIACGGDGVISVVANAYPKDFSDMVRAALNDDLDTARKLHYKLMDFTDLLFADGNPGGIKCALNALKITETYVRLPLVEPNDKVKQKIKEFVKKH
- a CDS encoding phosphoribosyltransferase: MAKTKILDHTQISRKLNRMAYEVYEKNYGEKEILLVGIDGNGYKVAQRLQEILAKISNIKIKLSKIKLDKNEPWTSEPKLDFSEKDYINKSVIIVDDVLNSGKTVMYAIKPFLDSSVKRLNVLVLVDRSHSRYPVKADFVGMSLSTTMQEHIEADFSKKGNEAVYLI
- a CDS encoding SpoIIE family protein phosphatase, which translates into the protein MANKKIHISNTSKTVKDLKLNALLEITKAINNNLSTSQLLDLYQDILENRLKVGKLVLFSFDKEWTCILKYGISKEFNHIKFENELLEIKEIESISFTKGNLSKSFEIVIPVYHKQIPLAYVLLGDVNEQKLELSAAIKHLPYIQTLTNIIVVSIENKKLYRQTIQRAQIQKELELAQTMQQMLFPDKLPNTESLKAAAKYIPHQQVSGDYYDFIQLNLHEFMFCVADVSGKGIAAALLMSNIQATFHSLVNYTHNLKDIIIELNKRVWHNAKGEKFVSMFLGKINTKSKQLTYINAGHNPPMLFNSGKVSNLAKGCTLLGISETIPQIEVEILDIPQAYTLFCFTDGLTDTLNDAGDYLTETSVQKLISKNLKSDPSFINDTVMYYAEEFKGENLFVDDIALLTIKCG
- a CDS encoding O-antigen ligase family protein, yielding MIKLSKITVFYALILTYILGNSYVLLFKRDMFYAFNLLPIAILIFYWAIFNIERVVYLMVFCTPLAVTLKNLGLSEGIDLSLPTEPLMAGLMVIYLLNELMYKITPRNILKHPITILIFIQLLWMFITTLSSVDFTVSLKYLIARLWFVFSCYFVGTQLLKNKNNIRSFILAYAIPLAIVCLITIYQHAAFNFDDKIADWIVSPFYNDHTAYGAALAMYIPVIIAMLFQKNTSNLMRMLYAALVSIFVLAIILSFARAGWLSLVAATGVFITLMLRIKFRTLLITTITLTVLFFSFQEEIFIALGRNNTDSEGDLSKNISSMTNISTDASNLERINRWSCAMRMFYEKPYFGWGPGTYMFNYAPYQKSSERTIISTNFGTNGNAHSEYLGPLTEQGVLGLLIVVSMLFSTMFMGYRLVYTVKDKNIKAITIGVFLGIFTYFVHGFLNNFLDTDKLSVPFWGFMAILVCIDVYHRNGEHTESNTETNRI
- a CDS encoding oligosaccharide flippase family protein, yielding MQQRKFILNLALLIILNLLIKPFWILIIDPGVQYQVGNAHYGEYSALFMFSFLLTIFLDFGLTNFNNKNIAQNNHLLSKHFSSLLSLKFVLGIIYIMLTMLCAYIVGYDARYMKLLLILCINQFFISFILYLRSNLQGLHLFKTDSIVSVLDRLIMILICFALFWHWFGLEVDIMNYVYAQTIGYGLTALITFWIVLKETHTFKLTWNWRFSYMMLKKSFPFAILVLLQTFYNRIDSVMIERMLPAGVGASEAGIYAKGFRLLEAAMMIGFLFATQLLPIFSRMLEFKEDVQNLVKLSFSLLITPAIIVSMGCAFYSNELCLLINKSTDSAPVFSTLMFCFTASSISYIFGTLLTANGNLKQMNIMAICGILINVILNVILIPQFHAFGSAIASVTTQFMTALIQVFIAVKIFKFKTNKRLLIALVFFIFGVACINYLSLHLTKQWMLNFAIMVAASGLWAFVTGIINIKSVLRFIKYK
- a CDS encoding glycosyltransferase family 4 protein yields the protein MGWFSYQTLKRITTKHSNVHFVFLFDRPFDSEFLFSDNITPIIIGPQARHPFLYYAWFEFSVKNTLNSLKPDLFLSPDGFLSLGAKCKQLPVIHDINFLHNPQDVKLLTRRYYNYFFPRFAKKATRIATVSEYSKKDIADNYKINPDKIDVVYNGINSDFKSVNEEIKKQTKSKFSKGCDYFLFVGSLHPRKNISRLIEAFGAFKKESNSGIKLLLAGPQYWGMSEIYKSIDALACKEDIIFTNRLSNEDLANVMASALALTFVPYFEGFGIPLVEAMQSEIPIITSNVTSLPEIAGDAAIFVNPYEVSEIKNAMLKLYADKALRSELIEKGKLRKDLFSWDKSADLLWQSIEKATNA